GCAGGTCTTTTTAGCGGAATATTTGGACTTGGCGGCGGTGTGGTTATTGTTCCTGCCTTGGTGTACCTGGCAAAATTTTCTCAACATACCGCCCAAGGCACGTCTGTAGCCATGTTGCTGCCACCCATTGGCGCTCTGGCTTTCTACAAATATTGGGGCGCAGGTCATGTGCAAATTGTTCCGGCCCTTATTCTGTCGGCAAGTTTTTTCTTCTTTGCGTGGATAGGATCATCGATAGCCCTCTCCATTCCA
The Deltaproteobacteria bacterium CG11_big_fil_rev_8_21_14_0_20_42_23 genome window above contains:
- a CDS encoding permease; translated protein: MDYLLYVFIGLSAGLFSGIFGLGGGVVIVPALVYLAKFSQHTAQGTSVAMLLPPIGALAFYKYWGAGHVQIVPALILSASFFFFAWIGSSIALSIPELMMKRIFGGMLIAIGIFMLSGK